Genomic DNA from Natrinema saccharevitans:
GAAGGTCTCCGCCTCGGTTCGCTCACCGTCCGCTCGTTGAACGACGGCGTCGCCGTCCGGCTGCGTACGCGCGTTCCGTTCCGCGAGGTAGCCGACTGTGAGTCCGTCCATATAGTGTTTGATGATAACATAACTCAAAAAGTTATGGCTCGGTGCGGTGGATCGGCGAGGTGTCCTCGCCGGTGCGTTCGCGCTCGGAGCGCTTCGAGATCGGTCTCCAGATCGTGGAGGATCGGATCTCGGTTCGAGCGATCTCGTGGTCGATCAACACAGCGCAGTCAGGACAGTGGAATCGCCGGACAAGGACGGAGCCACCGCAGACGACCCGGACAGCGGCCAACACTGTGGGCTCAGTCGGACAGATTGTCCAACTCGAGCCAGTCGTTGCTGCGTCCGGCCCCGAAGGCGTACGGGAGGAACGATTCGGGGTCGACGGTGGTCACGTTCTCCTGTGTCGTGCGCAAGTCCGCTTCGGTGTACGACGCGCCGAGGACTTCCGCTATTTCGAGGTCACTGAGCGGGCCGTTCGGGCCCTCGCCCAGCGAAAGCGATCCGGTACCGGACTCGTACGCGGCGAGATCGCTGTCCAACGTGACCCGCACCAGCGTCGGGTCGAACTGGAACCCCCGCCCGGTCCGCGTCGGGAAGTGCCTTGTAGTGATAGACCGTCTGCGACGTCGGTTCGGGTTCCCGTTTCGCGTCGATAGTCGCGTCGATCTCGATGAGCGACTCGCCTCGACGGGCTCACTCGCCCGCGCACCTCGTCGCCGGTGCGCTCGAGCGAGATGGTAGCTTTCGTCTTCGGTTCGCCGAACAGCTCTCGGCCCCACGCGATCGCTTCCTCCGTCGACATCGGCATGGTTACGCAGTACTCTCCGACGTGGCCGTCGTGCTGCGCACGGACGTAGACGCCGCCGCCGCGGAACGAGCCGACGCAGTTACTGGCGTCCGACGTCGACGACGTCGGCTCGCATCACCGGGTCCTCGATCGGTTCCAGACCGGGCGGGAGAATCCGCTCGACAGTCGACTCGCGAGTGCGAAACCTGATCGCCACCTGCTTCGCGTCGTAGAATCGGTTCTCCGCCATCCGTTCTTGAATCGCTTCGATCTCGTCTCTCGACCGAACGAGTCCGGACATGGTCCGTGGTCACCGTCCCGGATATTAACGGTTCGCCTCGGGGGGACGCCGTCGAGTCCGAACGCGTCCGTCGACCGGTTCGCGGGCGACCGAACGGGACCGCTGTCCCACCCGAACGCTAATGTATCAGCTCCGAATGTCACTATGTATGGATTTCGGGATCCCGGAGCCGCTCCAGCAGTTGCTCGACGAACTCGACGCGTTCATCGAAGCGGAGATCGAACCCCTCCAGCGGGAACACGACCGGTTCTTCGATCATCGACGCGAGGACGCGCGGACGAACTGGGAGGACGGTACGCCGACGGCCGAGTGGGAGGCGTTGCTCGAGGAGATGCGCCGACGCGCCGACGAAGCCGGTTCTACCGGTACATGCTTCCGAGGAGTACGGCGGCCGGGACGGGAGCAACCTCGGAATGGCGGTGATTCGGGAACACCTCGCCAGCAAGGGCGTCGGCCTGCACAAACGTCTTGCAGCAGGAGCCGCCGTCGTCGGCAACTTCAACGTCGCCGAGTTGGTACTCGAGTTCGGGAGCGAAGAGCGAAAAGAGCGCCACCTCGAGGACCTCATCGAGGGCGAGACCACCGCCGCGTTCGGCCTGTCCGAACCCGAACACGGCAGCGACGCGACGCACATGGACACCACGGCCGAGAAAGCGGGCGACGAGTGGGTGATCAACGGCGCCAAGCGCTGGAACAGCGGGATGCACACCGCCGACTACGACGTCATCTTCGCTCGGACCGACGGCGAGGACGGCGACCACGAAGGGATCACCGCGTTCTGGGTGCCGACGGACGCGGACGGGGTCGACGTCGAGTACTTCCACTGGACGTTCAACATGCCGACCGACCACGCCGAGGTGACCCTCGACGACGTTCGCGTTCCCGACGACGCGATCCTCGGCGAGGAAGGGAAAGGGGCTCCAGCAGGCGTCGTACTTCGTCCACGAGGGCCGCATCAGGCAGGCCGCCTCGAGCGTCGGGGCCGCCCAGTACTGTATCGACGAGGCGGTCGAGTTCGCGAAGGACCGCCACACCTGGGACGAACCGCTCGCGAAGCGACAGGGGATCCAGTTCCCGCTTCGCCGACCTGCACACGGAGGCCGAGCTGGTTCGAAACCTGGTGTACAAGACGGCGTGGCAACTCGACGAGGGCAGTCAACAGAGTGTCAGCGACAAGGTCTCGATGGCGAACTACCGCCGCGAACCTGCTGGCGTGTGACGCCGCCGACCGGGCGATGCAGGTCCACGGCGGACAGGGGTACACGCGCCACAAGCCGTTCGAACACGTCTACCGTCACCACCGGCGCTACCGTATCACCGAGGGATCGGAGGAGATCCAGAAGCGCAACGTCGCCGGGCACCTGTTCGACTACCTCGGGTAGGGGTGACCCGCAGTTTTTGTAACGATACCGTACTATACCAAGGTATGCCATACCTCGATCCGGAGCTGATACTGGACCGGTTCGCGGCGTTCACCCGCGAGGAAGTCCGACCCGCCGTCACCGACGACGAGTTCGTCCACGCACAGGTCGGCTCGATGGCGTCGACGCTCCAGTTCTTGGCCGGCGACGTCGGTGGGCGGGAGGCCGCCGTTCGAGTACAGCGCCGAACCCTCCGCGAGAGGCCTGACCGAACTCGAGTCGGCACTCGATCGACACGACGTCGGCTCGTCGGCAGTGCGAACTGCCGGTCGACGACGCTCGGAGCGACCTCGAGACCGCAGACGGACCGACGAGAGACGTCGAGGAGACGCTGGTGGCCGTCGCGGACGACGTCCTGACGACGATCGACGCGGAGTTAGACGGGGACGCTGCGGCGGTTGCCCGGCGACCGCTGTACGACTTCCTCCGAACGCGCGTCGACGAGCAGCTCCGACTACTCCGGCCGGAGGACGACGAATGACGGACTTTTCGTCCGACGCGCTCTCGACGTATCTCTCCGGGACACTCGGCGACGGGGGCGTGACCGTCGACGACGTCGTCGCCCACACCGAGGGATGGTCTCGAGACACGGTGTCGTTCACGGCTCGCTATCGCGAGGGAGGCGACGAGGTGACCGAACGGCTCGTCCTGCGAGCCGAGAACGAACTCCAGCACGACATCGACGACGAGTCGCTGCCCGGCAACGACATTCGGACGGAGTACGAGACGGTCGCGGCGGCGCAAGACGCACCCGTTCCGGGTCCCGCGGGTTCGCTGGTTCGACGAGACCGGCGGGCCGTTCGGACGCGGCCTCTTCGTCATGGATCACCTCGAGGGGGAGCCGCCGATCACGTGGGAATCCGCGCGACCGGCAGGACTTGTACGACGCGTGGGACTCGGACGACCGACGCCCTTCCGAACCGGTTCGTCGACGCCGCCGCGGGCGTCCATTCGATCGACGGCGCGGCCGATTCCGGGGATCGAAGACGTCCCGCCCGACGAGGTCCGTAACTCGCGAGATCGACCGCTGGGAGGAACTGTACCGGAGCGCCGAACTGAAGCGGGAGCCGGCGGTCGAGGAGGCGATCCGCTGGTTCCGCGCGAACGCGCCGACGGTTCCCGAAACGACGCTGGTCCACGGCGACTTCCGGATCGGCAACGCCCTCATCGACGGCGATCGGATCACCGGGCTGCTCGACTGGGAGTTCGCCCGCGTCGGCGATCCCCTGTTCGACCTCGGCTACGCGAGTACGCGGTACTTCGCCGGAAAACTCGTCGAGCCGATCGAGCGGCCCGAACTGGCCTGTTCGCTGCTCGAGCGGGAGTGGTTCTACGACGAGTACGAGCGCCGGACGGGACGGACCGTCGACCGCGAGCGCGTCCGCTACTGGCAGGCGTTCTCGGCGTTCGTCATGCTCACCATCTGCTGCTGGGGTGCCAGTCAGTACGAGACCGGCTCGAGCGACGACGTCCGCAACGCCTGGTTCCAGTACCCCGTCCCGGGCTGATCGAGGACCTGCTCGCCATCATCGAGGACGACCGTCTCTGAGAGACCGAGACTCGACCCCTCGGAGAACCGCCCCGTTCCGAAGCGACCGCTCCGCCGGTACTCCTCGTCCCGTACAGCCCTCGCCGCTGTAGCCCATTGATAACAGTTACCACAACATATATTGGACCGGCTGTGGACACCGGAGACGAACAGTACATGTATACGCTTGGCATGGACATCGGCGGGACCTTCACGGACTTCACGCTGGTCGATCGGGAGTCCGGCGACGTCACCGTCGACAAGGAGCCGACGACGCCGGCCAATCCAGCGGAGGGGGCGCTGACCGGTGCCCACCGGATCCTCGAGGAGAACGGCGTCGCGTTCGGAGAGTTGGACACCGTTATTCACGGAACGACGTTGGTCTCGAACACGCTCATCGAAGGGACCGGCGCGACGACGGGACTGTTGACGACCGACGGGATCCGCGATACGCTCGAGTTGCGGCGCGGATCGCGGTACGACATGTTCGACTGGGAGATGGAGTACCCCGATCCGCTGGTCCCCCGCCAGCGCCGGCTCGAACTGAACGAGCGGCTGAACGACGCGGGGGAAGTCGTCGAACCGCTCGACCGCGAGGAAGTCCGCGAGCGGACCCGAACGCTGGTCGAGGACCACGACGTCGACTCCGTCGCCGTCTCGCTGCTCCACTCCTACGAATCGGACGAACACGAACGGATCGTGGCGGACGTCATCGCGGAGGAATACCCCGACCTGAACGTCTCGCTGTCCTCGGCGGTCGTCCCGGTCATCAGGGAGTACGAGCGGACGTCGACCACCGTCATCAACG
This window encodes:
- a CDS encoding acetoacetate decarboxylase family protein, which produces MGPRAVRRTEDESYHLARAHRRRGARASEPVEASRSSRSTRLSTRNGNPNRRRRRSITTRHFPTRTGRGFQFDPTLVRVTLDSDLAAYESGTGSLSLGEGPNGPLSDLEIAEVLGASYTEADLRTTQENVTTVDPESFLPYAFGAGRSNDWLELDNLSD
- a CDS encoding acetoacetate decarboxylase family protein → MSGLVRSRDEIEAIQERMAENRFYDAKQVAIRFRTRESTVERILPPGLEPIEDPVMRADVVDVGRQ
- a CDS encoding acyl-CoA dehydrogenase family protein, with translation MQVHGGQGYTRHKPFEHVYRHHRRYRITEGSEEIQKRNVAGHLFDYLG
- a CDS encoding phosphotransferase produces the protein MYRSAELKREPAVEEAIRWFRANAPTVPETTLVHGDFRIGNALIDGDRITGLLDWEFARVGDPLFDLGYASTRYFAGKLVEPIERPELACSLLEREWFYDEYERRTGRTVDRERVRYWQAFSAFVMLTICCWGASQYETGSSDDVRNAWFQYPVPG